From the Garra rufa chromosome 23, GarRuf1.0, whole genome shotgun sequence genome, the window caggtgtgtttgattagggttggagctaaactctgcaggaaaatggacctcgagggccagagttgagaactcctgccaTAAGTGATAaaagcagtatgttgtttaaccatgcaaagccacatgtcctattcatcatgtttatgtttttgtctgcttgataggaccatacaaagttgtgtatcttgtattagagcagttataATTAGGTGCTTCAAgcacaattctctcatactgaccactggatgttcaacatggcatctcatggcaaagaataGGCGTTGTACCATAAGgtagcctcatctgaagctggctcacaagaaagcatgcacagtttgctgaagacaacctgtccaagaacatgaattactggaaccatatcCTGtcgtctgatgagactataagataaacttattTGGCATatatggtgtccagcatgtgtggtgatgccctgtagaggagtaccaagaaaattgtgtcttgcctacagtcaagcatggtggtggttgcatcatggtctggggctgcatgagtgctgctggtgctggggagctgcagttcattgagggaaacatggattctatTATGTACTGTagattctgaagcagaacatgatgccttccctccagaaactaggccgaacagcagttttctaacatgataacaatcccaaacacaccaccaagatgacaactgccttgctgaggaagctaaaggtgatggagtggccaagtatgtctccagacctgaaccctattaagcacctgtagggcatcctcaagcgtaaggtggagaagcacctcCAGAAGCACAAGTCCAGCGGCTCCGTAAAGTCATTTTAgaagagtggaagaggatcccagcaacaacctgtgcagctctggtcaattccattcccaggatgattaaggcagtgccagataacagtggtgctaacacaatatattaacACTTCGGACAAGTTcgcttagggtgtactcacttttgtggccagctattttgacaataatggctgtatgttgagtaattttcaggggacagtgaatctatactgctatacaagctgcacattgactactctaaaacatacccaagtttaatttctataatattatcccttgagaagatatactaaaatggttgctgaaatgtgaggggtgtactcacttttgtgagtaTTTTGTGAGTATCAGGCTCATAGAGCATTAGCTAACAGCTagagaaactgtaaaaaaaacttcataaaacatgaacaaaaaaaTTTACGGCTAAAAAAAGCATTCCTACATAAACTGTCACATTTAAACCACCACAGTATCTGTTCAACTGAACAAAATACACCATAAAATTGTTAAACAGGTGCAAAATGCCTCACCAACGATCTTTGCAAGTGGTGTGACGTTGAGCCTCTTTGCCGCATCTGCTGTCATGAGCACGAGAGCTGCCGCACCATCATTTAATGTACTGGCGTTAGCTGCTGTCACTGTACCtgcaaaaacaaatgttttgcttGTCTTTTGTATTGAAAACACTATTTTAAGTACACTTTCAAAGCATACTTTTAAAAAGATAAATTATTACAGAAATGATACACTTAAGTGCAAacaaaatgtaatgtttacaCTTAATTGTATGTTATTTGcggttaaatgaaaatgtattatagtttaaatctatattaaatgcaattagctcCAATTTAGAGTGCTTTTATTAGCGCACTGATGTAGGAGTTGCATCTTTacatgtaatttcataattacttctATTGTCTTTAGTTAAGATGTACGGCTGACAagcattaatattaaattaaaatagaactCGAAGTCATTTCTATTGAAACTTGCATGTAATCTAATTTAAATAGAtctgtaattacacatttgttcTGACGAAGCTCCAAACtattaactttaaatgtaatacTGAATAACAACCTACAGTTAAATCATAATCAAGTACTCTACATCTGCTTTAATTGTTAGTCAACATATCAAAATGTGGAtaacatattattaaaataattattttaaatgtatttttcatttgagattacaaagtgcacttttttaaatttctatattattttttaaaaagcttttaaaatTTGAAGTAGACTATGTTCAATACTTTTTCACTAAGGCAAATGATCTTGTACCGTTCTCTTTCTGGAACACAGCTTTTAGTTTGGGGACTTTGCTGAAGTCAACCTTCCTGTATTCTTCATCTTCCTTCACAACAATGTCTGGTTTTCCTGTGTGTTGAAAGAGCATATGTTACTGCAattacaccaccagtcaaaaatttttgaacagaaagatttttaatattttaagtctcttctgctcaacaagcctgcatttatttgatataaaatacagaaaaaaaaaaaaaacagtaccattctgaaatatttttactttattaaataactgttttctatttgaatatattttaaattaattcttctgatttcaaaacagaaattttagcatcattactccaggaacacgacccttcagaaatcattctaataatctgatttgctgctcaaaaacatttattattatgttgaaatcagctgagcagattttttttttttcctttgatgaatagagtatttatctgaaatattttgtaacacaaTGTCTTTATCTttacctttgatcaatttaaagcattctttctaaatagaaatattaatttctataataaatatatttacataaattaaataacaaTTTCTATAACATtttctgactccaagcttttgaatggaataTTGTTTGTTacagaagctttttatttcagataaatgttgatctttggatctttctatttagcaaataatcctgaaaaaatataaatattgataataataataataataataataaatgtttcttgaacagcaaatcagcatattagaatgatttctaaaggaagactgtagcaatgatgctgaaaattcagctttgaaatcacagcaataaatcacattttaaaatattcaaacagaaagcagtttttttaaatagtaaaaatatttcaaaatatttaaaacattaaaaataatacagttcaaaaacttttgactggtagagtatgaATCATATTTATATAATGTGCGCTAAAATATTTTACCTCCTGGGGAATTATATGGAATTGAAGAGCTTAGTAATGAAACCAACCTTTCTGAGGGATGCTCACAGGAACCACTTCCTTGGCCAGGATGCCAGACTCCCATGCTGCTTTGCTGCGGCTGTAGGAGTTGATGGCAAACGCGTCTTGCTCCTCCCTGGAGATTCCACTGTTCTTAGCTGTATTTTCAGCACAGTTGCCCTAAAAAATGAGGAAATATGGAGGTGTTTTACTCAATCATGGGCTCTCCAGTGTTATATGTAGAGCACATTTGCTGTCTAATGTTTCCACACTCACTTCCTCTATTAACCATGCAATACATTGCAATTGTCATACGGGTTCAAAATAAATGTACCATGTGGAATTTGTTGTAGACGTCCGTCAAGCCATCCTTAACAATCAGATCCTCCATCTTCACTCCACCATAAGAGGGCGTTTCTCTGGTCATGACATAAGGAACCTGAGACATGCTTTCCATTCCACCAGCAACCATCACATCCTGGAAGACATCATGTAGATTTACTACTCTTTATCTCTGCTGTAAGATGCTAAGCACTgtcacttttacacaaaacacttTGCTAATGTGTTTTCCCCATTACCTGATGCCCACACATGAGACTCTGAGCAGCCATCATGATGGACTTCATCCCAGAAGCACACACTTTATTGATGGTAGTTGCCGGAGTGGACAGAGGGAGACCTACAAATCACAAACACTTCTTTGAGAAGTTGTTGCACTTGgaaatttctaaataaatgtgtatttgtttttattacatttgtttatGTGTGATTTATGACTCACCTGCACCCAGAAGAGCCTGTCTGGTTGGTGCTTGTCCTTCTCCTGCCTGCAACACATTGCCCATATAAACTTCCTTCACCTCCTCAATAGGAATTCCTGTAGATGACACATAAACCTTTTATCAAACTGACAGTTGAAATAATAACACACATACAAATGTTATTGCATCAGATTACAAAATACCAAACTATGGTACATTTGTTGTAGAAACAAATAGCACACctttgtaattaaaataaatttgttGATGAggcataaattattattatataattatattttaaaaaatatattattatagcaTAAATTATTAGAAACAATTTAGTTTATATAATGTGGGGCTGGTAAGACTTTTTAAAAGCTTTTGACAAAAGTATCCTGCTCAccgagatatatatatatatacacacatacacatacacatacatgcatataATCATGTGAAAAAATTAGGACATCCTATTGAATTCCATGGTTTTCTGTATGGGGACATAATAAAGCATTATCTTCTCCTTTGCAggtcataaaattaaaaaaataaaacttcagATGAACAATAACACATGGCATATTGCCATATACatgttttatcatttatttaacaaaaataaagccaaaatggaaaagccatgtgtgacaaTGTTAGAAATTAAGTAAGTTAGTAATGCTTACGCAGGAATTAAGAATGTAAGTAACAGTCAGGCACTGCTAATCAAATGCCTTTTATTAACTGATTATCAGCAAGTGTGAACAACACCTACATAAAAGCAGAAATTTGGCAATGTTGCTGGTCTGGAGCCTTCACGTgtgtgttaaaggagtagttgactttcagaacaaaaatttacagataatgtaggctactcaccccagccgaggaagaagggtcttatctagtgaagcgattggttattttctaaaaacatttacaatttatatactttttaatctctacacagagtacacaccagaggtcgcgttaaccgaaaattttccgtcattgacggaattttttcatcagtgacggaaaaatctgaaggttgTCCGTCACTTTGACGGAATACAAggtgatctattgtaatttgtaactgtagttcccacccctgtccagttggtggcaaatGCGCTCCAGTGTAGCAGCAGAGCACGTAATCCAGAACCAAAAAGAAACTGTTACGAATCCTTTGCTATGCGTTTGTTTACGCACAGGCCAGTACCCAGTTAAGGCTACagcgatctatcacgccacattaaagagcgccaaaactgTATTTATTACTTGAATTTTCTAATgcaatggacagaatttgaaatctgagactttttcataTTGAACATAACAAATGAGGCGCACTATGTAGCCTACTCTTCATTATGTACAAACAGCATATACCGAAAGATCGATTGGGATTTAAGAATAAATATTagttcataaaaatgagaatctaTTCAAATCGagaaatcgatttttttttacccagccctagcatgttttgttgtttttgtcactccTGAGTGTGGTATTGAACACGAAAAGTGACGCAgtttctgttcatctgttctcttcataaataaatgcataacatATACAGTATGCTTGTATTATAGgttcattattaaaaaatgaaaatttgaacaaaaataaaagcaattaaatgtgttattataatatgaaaattaaaatgacgggcaATAATAGATTATGAAGGAATTTTTGCGACCCGTCAAAATGACGGACAATgaaaaagtctaacgcaaccactggtacacacagatttttttttttttttttgaaaatttgctagataagacccttctttcctcggctgtgatggtttagagccctttgaagctgcattttgaaagttcaaacttgggggcaccatagaa encodes:
- the acat1 gene encoding acetyl-CoA acetyltransferase, mitochondrial; amino-acid sequence: MQFSIAIMTSSALYSTRTHLCRHLAHKYLSRTYSTRPSLNEVVIVSAVRTPMGSFRGSLSTVPATKLGSVAIKGAIEKAGIPIEEVKEVYMGNVLQAGEGQAPTRQALLGAGLPLSTPATTINKVCASGMKSIMMAAQSLMCGHQDVMVAGGMESMSQVPYVMTRETPSYGGVKMEDLIVKDGLTDVYNKFHMGNCAENTAKNSGISREEQDAFAINSYSRSKAAWESGILAKEVVPVSIPQKGKPDIVVKEDEEYRKVDFSKVPKLKAVFQKENGTVTAANASTLNDGAAALVLMTADAAKRLNVTPLAKIVAFADAAVAPIDFPIAPAFAVPKVLKAAGVKKEDIAMWEINEAFSVVVLANIKMLDIDPNKVNINGGAVSLGHPIGMSGARIVGHMVHNLKSGQYGLAGICNGGGGASSILIQRY